From Astyanax mexicanus isolate ESR-SI-001 chromosome 11, AstMex3_surface, whole genome shotgun sequence, the proteins below share one genomic window:
- the stat1b gene encoding signal transducer and activator of transcription 1b — MALWHQLQQLDSRYLEQVDQLYDEAFPMEIRQYLSQWIESQDWDAAAADVSLATLRFHELLTKLDEHHSRINQGNNFLLLHNIRKIKRNLQMFFQEYPMQMAMIISNLLNEERKILEMALKTQEKAGSSQSNVMMDKQKQLDIQVNDLKKKVQEAEQDIQALEDLQDEHDFKKKTLQSSQMEVEMNTQAAKEIKEEELRIKEMFLRLNQMREVVIYELVNALKLVEQIEFTLISVELPEWKQRQQMACIGGPPNACLDQLQSWFTTVAECLQQIRQQLNKLNELQLKFTYDNDPISLSMSSLQEQALKLFKDLLVNSMVVERQPCMPTHPQRPLVLKTGVQFTVKIRLLVKLHELNCQLKVKASFDKDLPEKTSFKGYNILGTNSKVMNMEESSGCLAAEFRHLQLKEQKSVGTKSNKVPLLVTEELHSISFETHLSQLGLSIDLKTTSLPVVAISHINQMQNAWASILWYNMLCTDCQNLTFFLNPPMVKWGELSKVLSWQFSSVTKRGLSADQLRVLGNRLLGAEANGDPEALITWNKFSKSTADRGIVFWLWLDSILDLIKRCLLNIWNDGHIIGFISKEKVKALLWDKRPGTFLLRFSETCKEGGITFTWVEQTQNGEPQTHSVEPYTKADLNDLSFPDVIRDYTLMASENIPENPLLYLYPDIPKDVALGCYYSNPDDDSEAMDVDRPYPYLKRQKIMVSRFPHTRRQDSMLLLNEEEYDEVEKQNKESGMHTLCSTLPH, encoded by the exons ATGGCACTTTGGCACCAGCTACAGCAGCTGGATTCCAGATATCTGGAGCAAGTGGACCAGCTCTATGATGAAGCCTTCCCCATGGAAATCCGACAGTACCTCAGCCAGTGGATAGAGAGCCAAGACTG GGATGCTGCAGCTGCGGACGTGTCGTTAGCTACACTGCGTTTCCATGAGCTCCTGACAAAGCTGGACGAGCACCACAGTCGAATAAATCAGGGCAACAACTTCCTGCTTCTACATAACATCCGGAAGATAAAACGCAATCTACAG ATGTTCTTCCAGGAGTATCCAATGCAAATGGCAATGATCATATCCAATTTACTGAATGAAGAGAGGAAGATTCTGGAGATGGCCCTCAAAACACAG GAGAAGGCTGGATCATCACAGAGCAATGTTATGATGGACAAACAAAAGCAGCTGGACATCCAAGTGAACGACCTGAAGAAGAAAGTTCAg GAAGCAGAACAGGACATTCAGGCTCTGGAGGATCTACAAGACGAGCACGACTTCAAGAAGAAAACCTTGCAAAGTAGTCAAA TGGAGGTTGAAATGAATACACAGGCAGCAAAAGAGATCAAGGAGGAGGAGTTGAGGATCAAGGAGATGTTTCTAAGACTAAACCAAATGAGAGAG GTGGTCATATATGAGTTAGTAAATGCCCTGAAGTTAGTGGAGCAGATTGAATTCACTCTAATATCAGTGGAGCTGCCTGAATGGAAGCAGAGGCAGCAGATGGCCTGCATTGGAGGACCACCAAACGCCTGTCTGGACCAGTTACAGAGCTG GTTCACAACAGTAGCAGAGTGTCTTCAGCAGATCCGGCAGCAGCTGAACAAACTCAACGAACTGCAGCTAAAATTCACGTACGACAACGACCCCATCAGCCTGAGCATGAGTTCTCTGCAGGAACAGGCCCTGAAGCTCTTCAAAGACTTGCTGGTGAA TTCCATGGTGGTGGAGAGGCAGCCCTGCATGCCCACCCATCCGCAAAGACCCCTAGTGCTGAAGACCGGCGTGCAGTTCACAGTCAAGATCAG GCTGCTTGTCAAGCTACATGAGCTGAACTGCCAACTCAAAGTCAAAGCCTCCTTTGACAA GGATTTGCCAGAGAAAACCTCATTCAAAGG ATACAATATTTTGGGCACAAACTCGAAGGTCATGAACATGGAGGAATCCAGCGGTTGCTTGGCTGCTGAATTCAGACATTTG CAACTGAAAGAGCAAAAGAGTGTGGGAACAAAAAGCAATAAG GTCCCTCTCCTCGTTACAGAGGAGCTCCATTCCATCAGCTTTGAAACACATCTCAGTCAGCTTGGATTATCCATTGATTTAAAG ACCACCTCACTTCCTGTAGTAGCCATCTCTCATATCAACCAGATGCAGAATGCCTGGGCCTCCATCCTGTGGTATAACATGCTCTGCACTGACTGTCAG AATCTGACGTTTTTTCTGAACCCTCCAATGGTAAAGTGGGGTGAACTGTCGAAGGTCCTGAGCTGGCAGTTTTCCTCGGTCACTAAGAGAGGCCTCAGCGCAGACCAACTGAGAGTGCTCGGCAACAGACTGCTAG GTGCTGAGGCTAACGGAGATCCTGAAGCACTAATCACCTGGAATAAGTTCAGTAAG tcTACTGCTGACAGGGGAATTGTGTTCTGGTTGTGGTTAGACTCGATACTGGACCTTATTAAACGATGCCTACTCAACATCTGGAATGATGG GCATATCATTGGCTTCATTAGTAAGGAGAAGGTGAAGGCTCTGCTGTGGGATAAACGTCCCGGCACTTTCCTGCTGCGCTTCAGTGAGACGTGTAAAGAAGGAGGAATCACCTTCACGTGGGTGGAGCAGACACAGAACG GTGAGCCGCAGACACACTCCGTCGAGCCCTACACTAAAGCGGATCTTAATGATCTAAGTTTCCCTGATGTCATCCGGGACTACACACTAATGGCTAGTGAGAACATTCCAGAGAACCCTCTGCTCTACCTGTACCCAGACATTCCCAAGGACGTTGCTCTCGGATGTTACTACAGCAATCCAGACGACG ATTCAGAAGCCATGGATGTGGATAGACCATATCCCTATTTGAAAAGACAAAAGATCATGGTGTCACGTTT TCCACACACAAGACGTCAGGACAGCATGCTGCTTCTGAATGAAGAAGAGTATGATGAGGTTGAGAAGCAAAACAAAGAAAGTGGAATGCACACATTG TGTTCTACTTTACCACACTGA